In Scophthalmus maximus strain ysfricsl-2021 chromosome 13, ASM2237912v1, whole genome shotgun sequence, the genomic window TGTCCAATTTTCTTATCCTCGTAGCGTTCCGGCCAAGTTCCAACGTCCAGTTTTAAACACTGAGCCTTCGATGCATGAAGGCTCAGGGCATCATATCATATAATCTTTATATTCAAGTGTTTAGGGGGTCTCTGGTCGACTCTTTAAATCTTTTAAGGACATTTTTCAAGACGTTTGCAACTGTGGACTTCTCCTACAATGTGCAACACTCAAACAGCACTGAGAGTGGAATTTTCGGAATcacgaaaacaaaacagagaagcaGTTGGAAACAATACGTATACACACATTAACACTACTTGTTTGTCTTATTATGCAGTAATAGTTACTTTCCAGATACGTCGATTTGGTCAAAAAGTACTATTTTGCAACagttgtgacatcacaacattGTGGATGCCCTGACGACTTGTTTTAAGACAGTTTCTAAATATGGTCTGTGTCCATTTCTCTTTGGATTGAGCATTTTGACACTTTCATTGTGTCTATAAATCAACTAAACCCGCTTTGATATCAAAAATGACATGGGAATCTCAAATTCTATAATGTGGGACTTGACTGGCCAATGAAAGCGGTTGTCTTGCGAAACATGATTTCACACATCTGTGGGTCAGTCCTCATTTGGTGTTTGGAGACTTTACACCCTCCTGTATTCAAACAGATGGTTTCAGATTACAGTCCTGATGGTTCAGGAAAATTGGGCACAGGGTGGACAAAGGGCTTTAAATTCAGGCTGTGGGGGCTACAGTACTTTGGCAGAATAAGCCCCAGCCTAGAGTTGGGCAATGGCAACAGTCAGTCAACAGTCGGGGCCAATTGTGGTTGTGTTGGAAAAGCATTCAGTCCACACAGCACTTTTGAGTTTGAGTGCAAATTGCTCAGAACTCTGACTTGGCACTCACAGAGCTCTCGTGAGTTCCCTTGAGCTCTCCACTGGTGGCCCCCGACACTCCTGCCCTGTCCCTGCAAAACATGCGCGTCAGAGCGCCGTGGAACTTCTTCGCCCCAAACACGTACACCAGTGGGTCCATGGCGCCGTTCAGACAcgtgagggaggaggtgagcCGGTTGGCCAGATTCAGGCCCCTGCGCGTCTGACAGGATGTGTCGGGCTGGTTGTGCCCCAGGATGAAGGTGGCCCTGCTCACGTGATAAGGCAGGAAACAGACCACGTAGATGAGGATCACCAGGCTGATGGTCCTCAGGGCCCTCAGTTTGATTGCCGGCTCCAACCTGGAGCCCTGCTGCAGGCTGTGAATGATGAGCAGGTAGCAGGACAGGATGACGAAGAACGGTGGCGTGAAGGCCACAGCCAGTGAGATGAGCGCATTGCGCGAGGCCTTCTCCCTGTAAAGCTGCAGACACACCGTCACGCCGTCCACCTCTGCAGTCTGGTGTGTGACGAGCAGTGGCGCCATGGAGACGGTAACCAGCGCCCAGAGGGAGAAGCTGATGATGTGAGCATAGCGAGCGCGGCGCGCCTTCAGCGATCTCACGGCATGGACCACCGCCAGGTAGCGGTCGGCCGCCACGCAGGCCAGGAAGTAGAGGCTCGCGTACATGTTGACGTAAAACAAAAAGCCCACCACTCGGCAGGGCACCTCGCCAAAGGGCCAGTGGCCGCCGGTGAGGTGGTAGGTGGCCCTCAGCGGGAGGATGATCACGTAGGACAAGTCGGCCACGGCCAGGTGCATCAGGAAGACATTGGCGGGGGAGGAGGTGCCGCGCTGGTGGCAGAAGATCCAGAGGGCCAAGCTGTTGCCGTTCAGCGCCAGGAAGAAAACCAGGATGTAGAAGCATCCGAAAAGAGTGTTCTCGGCCGTCGTCTCCACCGCTGCACAGGTCTCCGCTGACGACTGATTGGACAGCAGGGACAGCTCGAGTGCAGTTGACTCCATTGGGGCGGCTGAGGAGACATGAACAGGTTACAGTGAATCCTACAGGCACTTGTGGCTAGAACTTATTCAGACAAGTGCATCTGGGCTCTAAAATAGGTAATTGTTAGTATTCTGACTGCAAACCACCCCAGTGACAGGAAAGCATAGCAGGCCAAACTCtgggtggacacacacacacacacacacacacacgcgcacacgcgcacacgcacacacgcacacacacacattcttagaGAGAGTGTTTGTCACAGTGCCCTTCTCACAAGGTAACAATAGGTGTCAGTTTCCCCGGTTAATGTGGACGCATCCTGTGAGCAGATAATGACCCAATTCTGACCGTGACAAGTACTGGACCTCCTCCACATACTCTgaacacaggaaatgaaagtcATTTCAccttctcccttcttcttttcttacacGGTATCTGACCTTGCAGTCTGATTTGACAGGTAACCCGTGCCCTAACAGAAACAAGTTGGTTCTCTCCATcctcagtctttgtgctaagcttaGGCAAACGTGTCCTGGTTGTAGCTTCACATTGGAAGGTGAGACGTAAGAGTGGTCTCTATAAAAGAGGGCACGTCCAAATAAGATGACTTTATctttaaatgcacatttcagGAGACATTGGACTGGTCACTTCAGGtgattgacattttaaagtttgaCCACGGACTTGGCCGTAATCATTTCCAACAGTCTCCTCAGGGGaggaacattttccttttatccCAAGTATTTAGACACCAGTAATGACCACCCACTCTCCTGTGCGCCGGAGCAACTGTCCAACTGTCCTCTCCCCATATTTTGTTTGACCTCCTCCTTTCCTGCCTGACCCTAACATCAACATTGAACATCAGTGGGGCGCACAACGGCGAAGCctccaaaaaatgtaatctcaGCGAAAAAAGCTTCTGTCAATGTCCACTTTGGTGTTTTTGAGGTAGATCCAAGAGAAATATCCAGACATCTGTAACGGGGTTTGAGCTCGTCAACCCACGCATGTTTCTAGAACTGAAGGGAGGGTCCAAAGTACACTCCGCAGACCACAAAACAAAGAGcgaaatgtgatttaaaaaccaTGCTCGGTCCCttaacaaagacagagagggtttgtctctttttatttgactgGCCTGAATTTCTGTTTCTCCCGACTTTTGGCCCATTAGGAACCAGCCAGATGTGGCAGCGTGGCccttttcagtgtgtgtgtgtgtgtgtgtgtgtgtgtgtgtgtgtgcgcgctgggAATCCTGTGAGACCCACAACGGAGGGCATTTCCCAGCTACGGCTCAGGCTCAGCATCTATTCATGTCCCTCCATTGAACAAGGGGATAAGAAACCAGGAGCGGCACAGCTGAATGGAAAAGCTTCCATAAATACAGAACCCGGGGCGATAATCCTAAAGAGAGACAATCCTGACATGTGCCTTTCGTCCCAATGATCTGGGTAAGCAGGTCTGTGAAAAgtattggcaaaaaaaaaaaagagagagagagagagactgagcgTCCTTGGCACCGGTTCCTTTTTTCAGAGATTAGATGTGTCAAAACCGCAGCAGCTGTACTGTGGGCAATTTTTTGTATGTTGGAAAAACCTGTCACAGTGAAACCACAGTACACACTCTTGTAGAATTGTAGAAAAATTGCGTTAAATGCAAATCCACCCGATCTCCATCCTTCTAATCTCACAAAGCAGATGACAGATTGTCGTCGCTGATCGTTGGGTCGAAATCTGTCAGAATTCTGATGCCCAGTTTGGGGATTAACATGATAAAAGTGACACATTTGCATAACAAATACTACTGTTGTACTGTGAACTTGATGTCAAAGACCCTCTGCGCTACTTGAGTACAGTGTGTTACAGCCGACATAGTAGAGGGAATCCCTCGTGGAGCTACACTTTTGATCAGGTCACATCACAATAAATCTCTATTGCTTCAACAAAATGtaggaaggaaaaaataaacgACTCACCCGAGCTCCAGAGCTCCAAAGACGTCCAGACAGAAGGGTGGAGAAAATTAGGAGCACAATCGGAGTGGACAACGACCAGCGCAGGAGTAAATAGTTGCACAGCAGCTGTGAGTGGAGACCCGGAGTTTGCCTGCCGAGCTGCCGGAGAACTGAAGCCCTGCCACAAAAGAATGCTGTCCTATAACCTCCCTTTCTCTCGCTCAAGATGCTCTTGGGAGGGAGACTGTAGCCCTTTTTGTGTCTCGACAAATTTGATAAGAGAGAGGCAGTCCCGACGGGAGCCTTTTC contains:
- the gpr17 gene encoding uracil nucleotide/cysteinyl leukotriene receptor, which gives rise to MESTALELSLLSNQSSAETCAAVETTAENTLFGCFYILVFFLALNGNSLALWIFCHQRGTSSPANVFLMHLAVADLSYVIILPLRATYHLTGGHWPFGEVPCRVVGFLFYVNMYASLYFLACVAADRYLAVVHAVRSLKARRARYAHIISFSLWALVTVSMAPLLVTHQTAEVDGVTVCLQLYREKASRNALISLAVAFTPPFFVILSCYLLIIHSLQQGSRLEPAIKLRALRTISLVILIYVVCFLPYHVSRATFILGHNQPDTSCQTRRGLNLANRLTSSLTCLNGAMDPLVYVFGAKKFHGALTRMFCRDRAGVSGATSGELKGTHESSVSAKSEF